One Rhizoctonia solani chromosome 2, complete sequence DNA segment encodes these proteins:
- a CDS encoding RNA recognition motif protein — translation MVRKRGRGFRNPGAGGRTDEPTYDRLDVEHKDAGSGSAARSVEGWIVLVTNVHEEASEDDVQDKFADFGEIKNLHLNLDRRTGYVKGYALVEYETFREAKNAIDKLNGAKLLDQEIQCDFAFDRALLLLATMPSTSLRTTSDASRQKPKNKGKVVPQVTSGKQPQGAAFGEGVSFNDSTAVVRQPSPISATPKKSKAKNKAKKKEKKPHKTSIFDRLVQLILLGYLLFTVQQCHNDVDLKSPVCKAVQQRILQPLVYQPYNFVVTHPSVAPVLEASKPYRTQAVKASQPLVQAAQKLYIVRVAPHVAQLEKRTRPYVRNLKFHYARNVAPVVRTIQIYYTQLQNTLEPYINQAIAALIRLWLEVQPKLIPLIEESKFIPEWMREHVLIPLMRLREQYVDAHVYKMLEKVEELGESRETKSLKAEHHITKSPTSSFQHHQSEPAHTSATEAPTPTAAPTSEPVIAEPTAITATPAAIIPEGPIIPDGPVIPEGPIIPDAPEPVAAATPETDDDLDAWIESLRSEKPAPPTPEPEPQRVAEPTEEELAEQKRLKAKATAEKRAEIESRHAKFEEDLRSLGQSAVEDLEIFLSAVRSVAAGDLNRRAKDHIGTLNKEAEKGLKGIDAYLQKLKHTAEGGAIKIAMFDDVVQKVEKKFLETAQNVSNIVSGWWSEMHEEEQKEANTAAGAIKALASEAQSSLGMDYAWLDDVTVQDWSRYHALIDTSDAFAKELQSLVDNTHPQSEPNPLETGLEELQERLNGIVDDFQSKLKLAHHNGLHSFGSVNPDIPESSGSSLFPGAQAHADGASILERGKEEVEAAIKLAENKAGSAAENVQAIFSDASSSVHQATRSVIKAAGGTPTPETPKEYAESIVAQVSSTVVAAATGVSSILDDAAAAASASGASVAAAASSAYNDALRSASSAFDEATRSASSACNEATRTVIKAAGGTPSPTNVYETAEILAAGAQAYYTDAASQISKAAASNLPSYDDLKSRAQALLGGEPAPSGYEKLLNDALSVVDDLQSRAHQATRAASRAVGATPTPESAGEYLESVAAKASSVVHGEL, via the exons ATGGTGAGGAAACGCGGGAGAGGTTTCCGGAACCCAGGAG CGGGGGGAAGAACTGACGAGCCCACATATGATCGGCTGGACGTAGAACACAAGGATGCGGGGTCTGGGTCCGCCGCGCGAT CTGTGGAGGGATGGATCGTTCTCGTAACCAACGTACACGAAGAGGCATCGGAAGACGATGTCCAGGACAAGTTTGCAGACTTTGGAGAGATCAAAAACCTGCACCTCAATCTCGATCGACGGACGGGTTATGTAAAG GGATACGCACTCGTTGAATACGAAACATTCCGAGAAGCAAAAAATGCCATCGACAAACTTAATGGTGCCAAGTTACTTGACCAAGAAATCCAATGTGACTTTGCGTTT GACAGAGCACTATTGCTCCTTGCTACTATGCCCAGCACATCGTTAAGGACAACTTCTGATGCGAGCCGCCAGAAACCCAAGAATAAGGGCAAGGTGGTACCACAGGTTACCAGTGGTAAACAGCCTCAGGGCGCTGCATTTGGCGAAGGTGTATCATTCAAC GACTCTACTGCTGTGGTAAGACAGCCATCGCCTATATCAGCCACACCGAAGAAGAGTAAAGCCAAAAACAAG gccaagaagaaagaaaagaaaccTCACAAGACCTCGATCTTCGACCGACTGGTCCAATTAATTCTGCTTGGATATCTCTTGTTTACAGTCCAACAGTGCCATAACGATGTCGACCTCAAATCGCCAGTGTGCAAGGCCGTCCAACAGCGTATCCTACAGCCGCTGGTATACCAGCCATACAACTTTGTTGTCACCCACCCCTCTGTAGCCCCCGTACTCGAAGCATCAAAGCCTTACCGTACTCAAGCGGTCAAGGCATCACAGCCGTTGGTTCAGGCAGCTCAGAAGTTGTATATCGTCCGCGTCGCACCACACGTCGCGCAGCTCGAAAAACGCACGCGGCCATACGTCAGAAACCTCAAGTTCCATTATGCACGAAACGTAGCTCCCGTGGTCCGAACAATTCAGATATACTACACACAACTCCAAAACACCCTAGAGCCATACATCAACCAAGCGATTGCCGCGTTGATTCGTCTCTGGCTCGAAGTTCAGCCCAAACTCATACCCTTGATTGAGGAGAGCAAGTTTATCCCCGAGTGGATGCGCGAGCATGTATTAATCCCGCTCATGCGCCTGCGCGAGCAATATGTCGATGCGCATGTATACAAGATGCTTGAAAAGGTGGAAGAACTGGGCGAATCGAGGGAAACCAAGAGCCTCAAGGCAGAACACCACATTACCAAATCACCCACGTCGAGTTTCCAGCATCATCAATCTGAGCCGGCTCATACCTCGGCAACCGAGGCCCCTACGCCCACAGCCGCACCTACGTCCGAGCCAGTTATAGCCGAGCCAACGGCGATCACGGCCACCCCGGCCGCTATTATACCTGAGGGACCTATCATCCCGGATGGACCCGTCATTCCCGAGGGGCCCATTATTCCTGATGCGCCTGAGCCTGTGGCGGCCGCTACCCCCGAAACCGATGATGACCTCGATGCATGGATTGAGTCTCTAAGGTCCGAGAAACCTGCACCTCCCACTCCAGAACCCGAGCCCCAACGCGTAGCCGAACCCACCGAGGAAGAGCTCGCCGAACAGAAACGCCTCAAGGCCAAGGCGACCGCCGAGAAACGAGCAGAAATCGAGTCGAGGCATGCCAAATTCGAAGAGGACCTCCGTTCCCTTGGGCAATCGGCTGTTGAAGACTTGGAGATTTTCCTATCGGCCGTACGGAGCGTCGCTGCTGGCGACTTGAATCGACGCGCGAAAGACCATATCGGCACCCTCAATAAGGAGGCAGAAAAGGGACTCAAGGGCATCGATGCGTACCTGCAAAAGCTCAAGCACACGGCGGAAGGCGGTGCGATCAAGATCGCCATGTTCGACGACGTAGTTCAAAAGGTCGAGAAGAAATTCTTGGAAACCGCACAAAATGTGTCGAACATCGTCTCAGGATGGTGGTCTGAGATGCACGAGGAGGAGCAGAAGGAG GCGAACACTGCTGCGGGTGCTATCAAGGCGCTTGCTTCCGAGGCCCAATCGAGTCTCGGTATGGACTATGCGTGGTTGGATGATGTTACTGTTCAGGATTGGAGC CGCTACCATGCCCTTATCGATA CCTCCGATGCGTTTGCTAAAGAACTCCAATCTCTCGTTGACAACACTCACCCCCAGTCCGAACCCAATCCGCTCGAAACGGGACTGGAAGAATTACAAGAAAGGCTAAACGGTATTGTTGACGACTTCCAGTCCAAACTCAAACTCGCGCACCACAATGGCCTCCATTCTTTCGGAAGCGTCAATCCTGATATTCCCGAGTCTAGTGGTTCATCGCTCTTCCCAGGCGCCCAAGCCCATGCAGACGGTGCCAGCATTCTCGAACGCGGTAAAGAGGAAGTCGAGGCTGCTATTAAGCTCGCCGAAAACAAGGCAGGATCTGCAGCCGAGAACGTACAGGCCATCTTTAGCGATGCTAGCTCGTCAGTTCATCAGGCTACACGATCGGTGATTAAAGCAGCTGGAGGGACACCTACTCCAGAGACACCCAAAGAATACGCCGAGAGCATTGTTGCTCAGGTTTCTTCAACTGTTGTCGCTGCCGCTACTGGCGTTTCGTCTATTCTGGACGATGCTGCTGCCGCTGCTTCAG CGAGCGGTGCTTCCGTTGCTGCAGCTGCATCGAGCGCGTATAATGATGCTTTGCGTTCGGCCTCGAGCGCCTTTGACGAAGCAACCCGCTCGGCCTCGAGTGCGTGTAACGAAGCGACTCGCACGGTTATCAAAGCGGCGGGCGGGACCCCATCTCCCACAAACGTCTATGAGACAGCCGAAATTCTAGCCGCCGGAGCACAAGCGTACTATACCGACGCCGCCTCGCAAATTTCCAAAGCTGCCGCATCTAATCTTCCATCTTACGATGACCTAAAATCCCGTGCCCAGGCACTCCTAGGAGGCGAACCTGCTCCGTCCGGATACGAAAAACTTCTCAACGACGCGCTGTCTGTTGTTGATGATCTACAGTCGCGTGCACACCAGGCCACCCGTGCAGCTTCGAGGGCGGTGGGTGCCACTCCTACGCCTGAGTCGGCTGGAGAGTACCTTGAGAGCGTTGCTGCCAAGGCGTCGAGTGTGGTACACGGAGAGCTTTGA
- a CDS encoding MYND Zn-finger protein yields MSSGSIQHWCWCGRLCTSWCSRCERQWYCSAEHLEADWPRHRAECGALSQSNSSAQVTVQAMMFPVDGERPKLVPITLLEWTPRLQNIVGHESEVSSMIITKGVGGETLRFPLHIFFRTHFLTDGSRTNASVYGLTHGQANYQWKGPVVALKFTGTRQSAYTNISMSDLPPLVYFMTYLNSRP; encoded by the exons ATGTCTTCTGGATCCATCCAACACTGGTGCTGGTGCGGACGCCTTTGCACTTCTTGGTGCTCTCG CTGCGAGCGACAATGGTATTGTTCAGCGGAGCATCTCGAAGCTGACTGGCCAAGGCACAGAGCAGAGTGCGGAGCACTTTCTCAATCGAATTCATCTGCTCAAGTCACTGTTCAAG CAATGATGTTTCCTGTTGACGGGGAGCGCCCTAAGCTCGTACCTATAACCCTGC TAGAATGGACTCCACGCCTTCAAAATATTGTAGGCCACGAAAGCGAGGTATCGAGCATGATCATCACCAAGGGAGTTGGAGGAGAAACCCTCCGCTTCCCTCTGCATATTTTCTTCCGTACCCACTTCTTGACTGACGGCTCCCGAAC TAATGCATCTGTCTATGGTTTGACACACGGACAGGCCAACTACCAATGGAAAGGGCCTGTCGTTGCATTGAAATTCACTGGAACGCGTCAATCCGCGTACACCAATATTTCTATGTCTGACCTCCCGCCACTCGTTTATTTCATGACCTATCTCAACAGTCGCCCATAA
- a CDS encoding ZIP Zinc/iron transport family protein, which translates to MAHPSTLHVVEEAASCGNAENEDTYFGLRVASLFIILVTSTLGAVFPILASRLRFLNIHKSIFEGAKYFGSGVIIATAFIHLLAPAVGQLGSECLHGVWEEYPWAPAIAMMAVFFIFFVELAAYRWGTAKLDALGVKAYDNHGHAHDSAGRHGAHGPEISEQGGTHPEKMPNASDSEIESSQPIARPNRLTHSALAQILGVAILEFGVVFHSILIGMTLAVDEDFIVLFVVLIFHQMFEGLGLGTRLAGLDLPASYRSWVPYAGAFLYGLTTPIGVAAGLGIRTTYNPGSTTSSIVGGIFDSISAGILLYTGLVELIAHEFIFNPAMHRAPTGKLAYACGMMCLGAGLMSLLGRWA; encoded by the exons ATGGCCCACCCAAGCACCCTCCATGTTGTTGAAGAGGCTGCATCCTGCGGCAACGCTGAGAACGAAGACACCTATTTCGGGCTCCGGGTCGCCTCTTTGTTCATCATCCTCGTCACTTCTACCCTCGGCGCCGTATTCCCAATTCTGGCCTCCCGCCTCCGCTTTCTAAATATTCACAAGAGCATATTTGA AGGTGCCAAATACTTTGGTTCTGGTGTAATCATCGCAACAGCCTTTATCCATCTGCTTGCACCGGCCGTCGGACAGCTTGGCTCCGAATGCTTGCATGGTGTATGGGAAGAGTACCCATGGGCTCCTGCCATCGCCATGATGGCTGTgttcttcatcttctttGTCGAGCTTGCGGCCTATCGATGGGGAACTGCGAAGCTTGATGCCCTTGGTGTTAAAGCGTATG ACAACCACGGACATGCTCACGACAGCGCGGGTCGTCATGGTGCCCATGGCCCGGAAATCTCTGAGCAAGGTGGCACCCACCCAGAAAAGATGCCCAACGCAAGTGACTCTGAAATCGAATCCTCCCAACCTATCGCACGCCCAAATAGGCTCACACATTCGGCACTTGCCCAGATTCTGGGGGTTGCCATTCTTGAA TTCGGTGTCGTATTCCACAGCATTTTGATCGGCATGACCCTTGCCGTGGACGAAGATTTTATCGTCCTTTTCGTTGTTTTGATCTTCCATC AAATGTTCGAAGGCCTAGGTCTTGGGACCCGGCTTGCTGGTCTCGATCTTCCAGCATCATATCGTTCATGGGTTCCCTATGCCGGTGCTTTCCTGTACGGTCTCACAACTCCGATCGGCGTCGCGGCTGGGCTCGGTATCAGGACGACCTATAACCCTGGTTCGACAACAAGCAGCATTGTGGGTGGAATCTTTGATTCCATCTCGGCGGGCATTTTGCTCTACACTGGATTAGTCGAG CTGATTGCGCATGAGTTCATCTTCAACCCTGCCATGCATCGCGCGCCAACAGGTAAACTTGCCTATGCATGCGGGATGATGTGCCTTGGAGCAGGATTGATGTCTCTTCTTGGTCGATGGGCGTAA
- a CDS encoding chromo shadow domain protein, protein MAISPKNKGRTSKKAKEVVEEYEEEEKASGSEQEDDEEEGYEVEAILDAKWQYNKRGKWSYFVRWKGYGPEDDLWIDEEDAGGAEDLVKEYHEANNLPRDGKGKKGPVKKGRPSATAQKKRKASVEEMDVDEEEAPKKQTKRGRPSKNKEPEPKSDEEEEEPEFASMDDYMKKAKWNDLIKEIETVENTGEADGELVALVTRADGQKARVITTVLAERCPQKLIAFYETHLKWRPTEEE, encoded by the exons ATGGCCATTTCACCAAAGAACAAGGGGCGCACCAGCAAGAAGGCCAAAGAGGTCGTTGAGGAatatgaagaagaggagaaaGCCTCGGGGTCTGAGCAAGAGgatgatgaagaagaagggtATGAGGTCGAGGCCATTTTAGATGCCAAATGGCAGTACAACAAACGC GGCAAATGGAGTTACTTTGTTCGCTGGAAGGGATATGGTCCTGAAGACGATCTCTGGATCGACGAAGAAGATGCTGGTGGAGCAGAGGATCTAGTTAAAGAGTATCACGAAGCCAACAATCTTCCACGCGATGGAAAGGGAAAGAAAGGTCCTGTGAAGAAGGGCCGCCCCAGCGCTACTGCCCAGAAGAAGCGCAAGGCCAGCGTTGAGGAGATGGATgtcgacgaagaggaagcgCCAAAGAAGCAGACCAAACGTGGTAGACCCAGCAAGAATAAGGAGCCGGAGCCCAAGagcgatgaagaagaagaggaacccGAGTTCGCGTCAATGGACGACTATATGAAAAAGGCCAAATGG AACGATCTTATCAAGGAGATCGAGACCGTTGAAAATACGGGTGAAGCCGATGGTGAACTTGTTGCGTTGGTCACTCG TGCGGATGGACAAAAGGCCCGTGTGATAACTACCGTGCTTGCAGAGCGATGCCCGCAGAAG TTGATTGCCTTTTACGAAACTCACCTGAAGTGGCGCCCCACTGAAGAAGAGTAG
- a CDS encoding amidase — MPNPTIDKKQQLRAKLIDKGRSAVEAEGTNSALRHRIISSNLRDLVGGITKHEWTATQVVTAFIAQAIKAHDLTNCLTEILFEPALKAAGELDDYFNQTGQLRGPLHGVPFTFKDQYEIKGYDNTIGFTHWADQHANQDAELVALARSLGGVVIAKTNVPQTMLSFECDNPLWGKTTNPYNESNTAGGSSGGEAAVLRFGGSALGMGSDIGGSLRIPTSYSVEAQSASSVSISFSPILKYIYNVGCVPGFTGITTVYGPMARSVADVKYACEVFFGQQATVPAATLPPVKYRTDLDLSKPLKIGYFKTDRFVRASPACQRAVLESVEALKGKGHIIEEISPPDIAELLKLFVELSSADGYNTMLSHLQSDKQEPALFLVTLGPRLPAFVRALSNLLVRLFINDTTFTRLFGASRPRTVSELWASSAARLAADSALQNHLWSQTLNLDVLICPVQAVPAIPHGATKTLTPIAASTLAWNVVECPVGIVPVTHVQPDKDALPADWFEKPTAGPVIRPSGENKVVEVEVEPSPLFERAVYGSGTRLLQPLDEPVPVYDAEKMKGLPVGVQIVGKPWEDEKVIYVMEVLDEALGKREPGFGPSANEVWRTGT, encoded by the exons ATGCCCAACCCAACTATCGACAAGAAGCAACAATTACGGGCGAAATTGATTGATAAAGGCCGGAGTGCTGTCGAGGCCGAAGGAACCAATAGCGCACTCCGCCATAGGATCATATCCTCCAATC TTCGGGATCTCGTGGGCGGTATTACCAAACACGAATGGACAGCTACGCAGGTAGTCACTGCATTCATTGCTCAGGCAATCAAAGCACACGATCTTACGAACTGTTTGACCGAGA TCTTGTTTGAGCCAGCGCTCAAGGCCGCGGGAGAGCTCGATGATTATTTTAACCAAACTGGCCAATTACGTGGTCCGTTGCACGGCGTCCCTTTTACCTTCAAG GACCAAT ATGAAATCAAAGGCTACGACAATACGATCGGTTTCACTCA TTGGGCGGATCAGCACGCAAATCAAGACGCCGAG CTTGTCGCTCTCGCGCGCTCATTAGGTGGAGTTGTGATAGCAAAAACCAACGTTCCCCAAACCATGCTGTCTTTTGAATGTGACAACCCACTTTGGGGTAAAACCACCAATCCTTATAATGAGAGCAATACAGCAGGTGGGAGCTCGGGTGGAGAGGCTGCCGTATTGAGGTTCGGCGGAAGCGCTCTGGGCATGGGGTCTGACATTGGTGGTAGTCTGCG CATTCCAACGAGTTACT CGGTCGAGGCGCAGTCGGCAAGTAGTGTTAGTATTTCGTTTAGCCCCATACTAAAATACATCTACAACGTAGGCTGCGTCCCTGGCTTCACGGGTATAACTACCGTCTACGGACCGATGGCAAG GTCTGTGGCCGATGTAAAATATGCCTGTGAGGTGTTCTTTGGCCAACAGGCAACTGTCCCGGCGGCGACCCTCCCACCTGTCAAGTACCGAACTGATTTAGACCTTTCAAAACCCCTCAAAATTGGTTACTTCAAAACTG ATCGTTTTGTGCGTGCTTCTCCTGCTTGTCAAAGGGCTGTGCTCGAGAGCGTCGAAGCGCtcaaaggaaaaggccaTATAATCGAGGAAATCAGTCCTCCCGATA TCGCTGAACTCTTGAAACTTTTTGTCGAGCTTAGTTCTGCTGATGGGTACAACACTATGTTATCTCACCTCCAGTCAGATAAACAAGAGCCGGCGCTCTTCCTTGTCACGTTGGGTCCACGCCTTCCAG CTTTCGTCCGCGCCCTTAGCAACCTCCTTGTTCGTCTGTTTATCAACGACACGACCTTCACACGACTGTTTGGTGCTTCACGTCCACGAACTGTGTCGGAGCTCTGGGCAAGCTCAGCGGCTCGATTAGCAGCTGACAGCGCACTTCAAAACCACTTGTGGTCTCAAACACTTAACTTAGATGTACTCATCTGTCCAGTACAAGCAGTACCGGCCATTCCACATGGAGCAACCAAGACACTTACTCCAATTGCAGCGTCAACTTTGGCATGGAATGTAGTCGAGTGCCCCGTGGGTATTGTTCCAGTTACTCACGTTCAACCAGACAAGGATGCGTTGCCGGCCGATTGGTTTGAGAAACCCACTGCAGGGCCGGTGATACGTCCCTCTGGAGAGAATAAGGTGGTAGAGGTGGAAGTTGAGCCATCACCTCTGTTCGAGCGAGCCGTTTATGGCTCAGGAACTAGACTATTACAACCTTTAGATGAGCCTGTGCCCGTCTACGACGCTGAAAAGATGAAAGGGTTGCCAGTAGGTGTCCAAATCGTGGGGAAGCCTTGGGAAGATGAAAAGGTTATCTATGTCATGGAGGTATTGGATGAGGCACTTGGTAAGAGAGAGCCCGGGTTCGGTCCAAGTGCAAATGAGGTCTGGAGGACTGGTACTTGA